Below is a genomic region from Virgibacillus dokdonensis.
AATGATAATGCCTTGTATGCATCAGGGCTTGGACTTTCTAACATTACGAAAATAGCAAAGCATAAAATTGTCATTTTTAATGGGATTATTGGTACATTAGGGGCCATGTGGTTATACAACAATTTTGTTGGCTTCTTAACGATTCTCGGTTCTGCTTTACCACCAATTGGAGCCATTTTATTAGCTGATTTTTTCATTCTTCGCCGCGGCCATTATCGAGCTTTCCATGAAATGACATTTACCGCTATCAATTGGATTGCCCTTTTTGCTTGGGGAACAGGAATTGCTGCAGCAACTTTATTACCAGGTATCCCACCAATTAATGCGTTAATAGGTGCTGCAGTTACCCATGTTGTTGTTACGAAGCTTGTTGCTAGTGCAAAGGAAAAAGAAGTTATTCTAACCAATACAGAAAAGGTGGGGCAGTAAAAGTGATTATAAAAAATGCTAGATTACGCAATACATCTGGGTTATGGGATATTACTGTGACAGAAAAAAAAATTACATCTATTTCCCCTGCTAATCAGCAACAGCAGGTAGGAGAAATACTCGATGTCGCTGGCTCTTTAGTATTACCTCCATTTATCGAGCCTCATATTCATCTTGATACAACATTAACTGCAGGAGAGCCAAAATGGAATGAGAGTGGCACGTTATTTGAAGGCATTCAACGTTGGTCAGAGAGGAAGCAATCGTTAACGTATGAAGATGTGAAAGATAGAGCTACGCAAGCTTTGAAATGGCAAATTGCCCAAGGTATTCAGCATGTTCGCACCCATGTCGATGTAACTGATCCAAAGCTAACAGCACTACGAGCATTGCTAGAATTGAAGGAAGAAATGGCGGATTTTGTGAGCTTGCAACTTGTCGCTTTCCCACAAGAAGGTATTTTATCCTATCCGAAAGGGAAAGAATTGTTGGAAGAAGCTTTGAAGTTAGGTGCAGATGTAGTCGGAGGGATTCCGCATTTTGAATTCACTAGGGAATATGGTGTGGAGTCGTTAAAAATTGCCTTCGATCTTGCAGAAAAATATGAACGGTTGATGGACATTCATTGTGATGAAATTGATGATGAGCAATCTCGATTTGTGGAAGTAGTGGCGAAAGAAGCCTATGAGCGAGGGCTAGGGTCCAGAGTAACTGCCAGTCATACAACAGCAATGGGATCTTATAATGATGCGTATGCTTATAAATTATTTCGTTTGTTAGAGATGTCGGAGATCAACTTTGTATCCAATCCACTTGTTAATATCCATTTGCAAGGGCGGTTTGACTCTTACCCAAAACGGCGTGGTTTAACTAGAGTGGAGGAGTTACTAGAAGCGGGTATGAACGTATGTTTCGGTCATGATGATATCTTTGATCCTTGGTATCCGCTTGGCACAGGAAACATGCTTCAAGTACTTCATATGGGGATACACGTCGCTCAATTATTAGGGTACGAGCAAATTGTAGATTCAATGAACCTCATTACAACAAACAGTGCTAAAGCAATGAGTCTTGAACAAGCGTATGGAATAGAAGTCGGAAAACCAGCTAACTTCATCGTTTTGGATGCAGAGAGTACGTATGAAGCGATTCGGAAACAAGCTATTGTCATGTATTCCATTCGCAATGGGAAGGTTATAGCAAAAACGAAGCCAAGTGAAACAACGATACAAGTAGGAACTGAGGAATATGTGGATTTTACTAGAAAATAAACAAGATGAAATGGAAAAGCCTGCTGGACGAATCCAGCAGGCTTTTTAAATGCGCATTGCTATAAAAACCTTGACACTTGCACGTGCCAACCGATATATTATCTATACAATTAAAAATGAAAATAGTTCACTAGGGGTGCCGCATTTGTGGCTGAGATCAACGTGTGACGTTGGGACTCTTGGAACCTGATCTGGCGTTATAAACCAGCGGAGGGAAGTGGCAGAAACTTTGATTCTAATATGGATTGGAGCAAATTGATTAGCTTAGAATTCGAATGCGATGTCACTTTTCCTCAGGGAAAAAAGTGGCATTTTTTATGCACAAAAATTTTAGGCTTTAAAGTCTAAGCAAAATGTAATCCTTTCGCTATGGAAATTTGTGGATAACTAAGCTTTCTATTCATGAAATCGTCTTAGCTCATATTGAGCAAAACTCGTCATCTCATAAAATTCACTTTTACCATTGGTAGAATGCTACTGTTATGGAATTCAGCTAGGTGAAAAGTTACGATGTTAATACGTTATCGATGTCGTACATGCAATGAGATATTGGTATGAGGGGGAGAAACAATGTCTGTTTTACAGTGGTTTGTTGACTTGGGAGCTAGTGTTATGCTCCCATTTGTAATTTTTATTTTTGCATGGATTTTGCGCACAAAGGTGAGCAAAGCTGTTCGCTCTGGGTTAATCGTTGGTATTGGTTTTATTGGTATTAATCTTGTTATCGGTCTATTAGGTGACAGCTTAGGGCCTGCAATTGAAGCTATGGTTGACAAATATGGTTTAGAGCTCACCATTATTGATGTTGGTTGGCCAGCAGCTGCAGCTATATCATATGGAACCGTTCTAGGAAGTTTGACGATTCCGATAGGTATTGCTATCAATTTACTTTTATTATCGATCGGATTTACTCGGACACTAAATATTGATATATGGAATTTTTGGCATACTTCTTTTACAGCCTCATTAGTTTTGGCGTTGACCAATCATTTCGCTATGGCTGTTGGAGTAATGATTGTTCATCATATAGTATTGCTTTTGCTTGGTGACTGGATTCAGAAGGATATCCAATCCTACTATGGATTTAAACAGATTACTTTCCCGCATGGGGCTTCTGCTCCATCTTATATCGTAGCCAAACCTTTAAATTACGTATTTGATCGGATTCCTAAATTTAATAAGCTACAGGCAAATCAAGCTTCCATTCAAAAACATCTGGGTGTGTTTGGTGATAAGACAGTAATGGGGGTGGTCATCGGTTTATTTATTGGTGTACTGGCAGGATATGACCTTAAAAATACGTTAATTTTAGCAATGCAGACAGGGGCAGTGCTTGTCTTATTACCACGTATGGTTGCTTTATTAATGGAAGGACTTGCACCTGTTTCAGAAGCCGCTGGAAATTATATGAAGCAACGTTTTCCAGAGAGGAATTTATATATTGGAATGGATAGTGCTTTAGCGGTGGGGCATCCAGCCGTTTTATCAGCTTCTTTGTTATTAGTGCCCATCACTCTGTTTTTAGCCGTGATATTACCAGGTAATAAAGTGTTACCTTTTACAGACTTAGCGACGATTCCTTTTCTTATCGCTTTAATGGTACCTGTTTTTAAAGGTAATATAATTCGGACAGTTATTGGTGGAGCTTTTTATATTGGCATTGGTCTTTATATTGCAACTTGGGTAGCTCCTTTAGTAACAACGACAGCAATGAGTGCCGGTTTTAATATGGGAAATTATGGGGCGATTTCTTCGCTTGTAGATGGTGCAGTGTGGACAACTTTTCCTTTCATTTGGCTAACAGGAAGGATGCATTGGTTTAGTTTTATAGTTTTTGGGTCATTTATAATGGGTTTATTCTTCTATGTTAACAGACGAAAGAGACGCAAACATAAAAATAATTCCTATTGGAGGAAATAAAATGATTAAAATACTCGTAATTTGTGGTACTGGGGTTGCAACTTCTACAATGGTGAAAGAAAAAATACGTGAATGGCTAGAAAAAGAAAAGCTGATACATCAAGTATCGCTTTTTCAATCTAGTGTAGCAGAAGCAGTAAATCAATATGATATGTATGATTTTGTTATCTCAACGACTATTGTACCTGATGAAATGAAAGATTATGTGATTGACGGTACGCCATTCATATCGGGAATAGGGGTAGAGGAAATGTATCAAATAATTCGTGAAAAAGTATTTAGCTGAGAATAGAAATAGATATAATCTGCTGAATGATCGTACAGTTTATCGTACAAGCAGAACTACGGCTTACGTGATGAGAATGGGCTATCAGTCTTGTCTTTCTCAGGCTTTAAACAAACGATGCGGTTGGAAGGAAGTCTCATGTATTGAATACTCCCCTCCGAACATATATCATAGTTTGACGATAAAAAATTCCCACTACTATCATTATTGTAGAAGTGGGAATTTTGTTGCTCCTATTACGCAAATAACTCTTTTACAAATTAGGAGCCTTACGATTTTTTGTCTTTTGTTCATAAGCGTAGCCAATTTGAAATAGATCTTGTTCTAGAAAAGGTTTGCCGATAAAAGTAGCTCCAACTGGTTCACCGTTATCGTCGAATGAATGATAGAATTCTTGCAATTGAAATTTATTATTGGTAGTTCGTTGTTAGGTTTTTTGGTAGCGCATTTCCTATTTAGAAGCGATCAAGAAGTTGGGGAGGAGCAAAGTGAAATCTATGCAGAATAAAAATGCTGAATTAAAATAATTATCATTCGTTTTTTGGCGATCTGTTTCTGATAGCGGGAAACTTAAGATGTGATTTATTATGACAACTTTGCACAAGGATGCAACAGAGTATGCTACTTTCTGAATGAATTGCGGAAAAATGTATTATTGAACGAGGGATGGTAAATCATTTAGAGAGCCTAATATCATCCTATACTAGGCTCTCTCCCCTATCCATATTATAAACCTAATTCTTTTAGATCATTAACCATGGTGTCGATACTATCAGCTTGTACACCGTTGTATTTTTTAAAGACTTCTCCTTCAGGGTTAACTAAGAAAAAGCTCGTACCATGTGTTACTTGATCGTTGCCTTCAGGAGGGGGAGCGACCATGCTCTTAAATGATTTGATAGAAAACTCTTTGATCTTCTCAAAATCATAGCCTGTTAGAAAGGTCCAGTTATCTAAATTTGCTTGGTATTCTTTAGCGTATTCTTTTAATACGTCAGGTGTATCATATTCTGGATCGACACTGAAAGAGACAAATTGAATATCTATATTTTCTTCATTTGTCTTTTGTTGTAACTTTGCTAAATTAGATGTCATCGGTAAGCATACGGTTGTACAATTTGTAAAAATAAAATCAGCAATCCAATAGTTCCCCTTCAAGTCCTCTAAGGAAAGTTCTTCGTTATCTTGCGTAGTATACGTAAAGTCCATTACTTCTTCTGACATATTTGGTTCAATCTTTTCTTCTGCTCCACCACAAGCTGTTAGAAAAGCAGCTAATACTAGTAAAGCAACCCCTATAAACTTTTTCATCATCAACTTCCTTCCCGTCTTGTTACCCCCACGTATATTTGATGTTTAAAAGGTTATTTTAGAGCTTCAAATTCAAGTAATTTGTCTCTCCGTTCAAGAGTTGGAGGTCTGCTGAGCACGAGTGTAATTAGATGATAGCAGCACCTACATCCCCTGATTCAGAGGGGTTGGTTCTGATCATACCTTTGTAGTACGAACGATCCTAAAGTGATGAGAAAACTTCCAACAATGAAGATCATGACATTCTTTCCCACTTTTAACTCTTCAAAAACCCTTCTAACATCTGTTAACAATATAAAACATAGTTTAACAAAATTGTACCAAGTAAACACTTCCATCGCAATATGGATATGTGAAGGAAAAATGACAACTTGTAATAGATTTTGATATGGACAGCTCGGTTCATTTGTAACGTATATTTCAGTTATCTATTATTTCGTTACAGCAATTCCTGCAGTATCTTTTACACCGATTCTTGTGCAGTGAGTAGATCGCAGACTTCTACTAAACTATCTACTACTCGATACGTTTTGATGTACATTTCTTCATCAGGTTCGACTAAATCAGGTACTACTATACAATTTATGCCTGCTTGATAAGCAGCTCTTAAACCATTTGGAGAGTCTTCTAGCACCATTGCCAATTCGGGGGTTACATTTGCGCGCTTACATGCTTCAAGGAAAATATCAGGATGAGGTTTTCCGCGTGTTACTTCATCCCCACTCATATAAAAGTCAAATCTAGCTTTCAAATTTGTCATCGTCAAATAGCGATCAATCGTTTCTAATGAACTAGAAGAGGCAACACATTTTTTAATCTTTCGTTCATCTAACATATTGAGAAGTTCTGGAACACCTTTCATTATTTTTAAGCCATCGTTTTTTAATACTTTCTCAGATTCATAGAGATAGTCTTCCACTATGAGGTTAAAGGAAAATTTTTCCCCGTATACGCTTTTTAATATTTTCTCATCTTCTTGGTTTCCAGCACCAATAATCTTACGGTATATGTCTAGTGTTAGGTTATACCCAGCATTTTTCATCGCCTTTTTTAAGGCTTGGAAGGCAATCCGTTCCGTATCAAATAGTAAACCGTCCATATCAAAAATCATTAATTTTAGTTGATTCATTGTATATCCTCCTAAATGAATGTAAAATGTTTGTACTTTATTAGTACTGTTCTTAGTTAGTAATGAAAATACACAGACGGAACTTCTGTAGAAAGTGCGTGTATTAATCTTTCAGGTTGATTATTAACGCACTTCAAGTTTAGAAAATCCATGTTTATTATAGCAATGATTAGAGCAACTAGCTAACATTTGGGTGAAAGGGAGGGGGTGAATAGTAGTATAATAAACATAGCTAACATAGAAGAGATGTCACAAATGATGCTGTGAATTAGGAGGTATACGTAAGTGAAAAAAATTGCGAAGGAAAACTATATTTTGTCAATGTCACCAAAGAACAAGCCTGTTGAAACAGTTTTTTCAGAAGAAACAATTCTATTTGAAACGTACGATTGTTTTAGTAATGAAATGAAAAGCGAAGACGATTTATTCCACACAGTCGGGTGGGATAAAATTAATCCAGCGACAGGACCGTTGTTTGTAGAAGACGCCAGACTAGGAGATACATTAAAAGTGGATATATTGGATATTCAAATCGCTAACCAAGGCGTAATGTCCATCACGCCAGAAATGGGGGCTTTAGCAGGTAGTTTTACTGATGAAAAAACAAAAATTATTCCGATAAATGATGGGAAAGCTATTTTTAATGAAACTTTACATTTACCGATAAAACCTATGATTGGGGTTATTGGAACTGCTCCACTTGATGAAGATGTGCCAACAGGAACGCCAAAAGATCACGGTGGAAATATGGATTGTAAACGAATTGGAATAGGATCTTCCCTTTATTTACCGGTAAATGTAGAAGGGGCTCTTTTGGCAATGGGAGATGTACACGCAGTTATGGGAGATGGTGAGGTAGTTATTTGTGGATTAGAGATTGCTGCTGAAATTACAGTTAAAGTTAGCTTGATTAAAGGACAACCTTATCCACTTCCGTTTTTAGCTGATGACAAACATGTGATGACGATAGCGTCTCGTGAAACGCTAGATGAAGCTTCTAAACAAGCAACGAAACATATGCATACTTTTCTTGTGAATGTACTGAAAATGGAAGCGCATGAAGCAGCAATGTTTCTATCTGTGGGAGCAGATTTAAAAATTTGCCAAATTGTTGATCCGTTCATGACATCGCGAATGGAACTTCCGGTGTGGGTGCTGGATAAATACGGTTACCAACTACTGTAGAGAATAATTTTTCATGATTTTTATGTGAAGAAGAGGTAGAGAAAAGGAAAAAATAAGCTTACAAAAATTAATGGGTCTTCTTGAGAGAAATCGTAGGGGGAAAACTCCCTAATCCCCCTACAAGTGCAAGTTATTTTCTTTTTGCAGCGATTAAATGAATCGTATGTAACTGACCAGTATGATGGGCTTCATGGAATGTAGCAACTTTTGCTAGTCCGCCGATTGTATCTTGCCCTAGAAAAGGTTTTTCCAATGGGATAGCAAAATATTCCGTGTCCAGTTTCATAGCACGCTCCATTTGTTCTTGCAGTTTTTCTCTTAATTCTGCAAGGGATGGGACATTTTCTGGCCAATCAGCAGGTTTTGTACCGTTTCCAAATAGAGAAATAAATTCCTCTGGTAAATGCTTTGTTTGGTTTGGGAAACCAAATAGAAATTGCTCCGCGACAGTTAAAATATGTCCGATATGCCAATGTACCGTATTATTTAGTTCGTCTAATTGTTCGTCAATTAGTGATTCATCTAGTTTATCTAGCTCCATAAACAGCATGTTACGATTCAACGCAAATTGTTCAATTAAATCTTTACTCATTTTTCATCCCCCTAATTGCTCAATTTGAGATTAGTATAACAGAGAAGTTACAAGATGAATAGTTTTATACCTATATATGTATAAGAAATATTGTTTTAATTTTTTACATTGATTTCATTGTTAATCCCTAAAGTGAATTTAGTAGAAATATAATACTAAATAGTAGCTCGAGGATTTGACACTTAGAGTTATTAGACATGTTTCCAGTCTTGAACAGAAGTTTTATGTACCTTAAAGGTAATGGAAGGAAATTGCTGGACATATGGTTTTATGTGCTGTAAGGTAGAAGATAATAAAAATGATGAATATTTGAAATCGCTAGGGGTGCCATTTTTAATGGCTGAGATCAACGTACAACGTTGGGACTCTTTGAACCTGAACTGGCTAACAAACCAGCGGAGGAAAGTGACTGTAAGGCTATTTTACTGTACATAGTCTTACTTCTATATATGTGCATACATGTCACTTTTTCCGATGTTGGAGAAAGTGACATTTTTTGTTCTACCTTTCATGAAAAGCATTCGCTTTTCATGTTAAGATGTGTTGTATAAAAAGACTTCAATTTCTCCATAAAACTGTTTAAACGAATGGGAGGGGACCTAATGCAATTATATGCGGTAACGAATGGAGAAACGGAAGAGACAAAATTAATCAATACAATACTAGCAATTGCTCCTTTCGTAGATCACATCATTTTAAGAGAAAAACAGAAATCGAGATTTGAATATTCGCAATTTGTGCAGGAATTAATAAACAGCGGTGCTCCAAAAGAAGTACTTTGTGTTCATACGCATGTTAAAATTCCGTTTTTAACGGGAGTAAATCAATT
It encodes:
- a CDS encoding HAD family hydrolase, encoding MNQLKLMIFDMDGLLFDTERIAFQALKKAMKNAGYNLTLDIYRKIIGAGNQEDEKILKSVYGEKFSFNLIVEDYLYESEKVLKNDGLKIMKGVPELLNMLDERKIKKCVASSSSLETIDRYLTMTNLKARFDFYMSGDEVTRGKPHPDIFLEACKRANVTPELAMVLEDSPNGLRAAYQAGINCIVVPDLVEPDEEMYIKTYRVVDSLVEVCDLLTAQESV
- a CDS encoding PTS sugar transporter subunit IIB; this translates as MIKILVICGTGVATSTMVKEKIREWLEKEKLIHQVSLFQSSVAEAVNQYDMYDFVISTTIVPDEMKDYVIDGTPFISGIGVEEMYQIIREKVFS
- a CDS encoding SCO family protein, which translates into the protein MMKKFIGVALLVLAAFLTACGGAEEKIEPNMSEEVMDFTYTTQDNEELSLEDLKGNYWIADFIFTNCTTVCLPMTSNLAKLQQKTNEENIDIQFVSFSVDPEYDTPDVLKEYAKEYQANLDNWTFLTGYDFEKIKEFSIKSFKSMVAPPPEGNDQVTHGTSFFLVNPEGEVFKKYNGVQADSIDTMVNDLKELGL
- a CDS encoding cytosine deaminase encodes the protein MIIKNARLRNTSGLWDITVTEKKITSISPANQQQQVGEILDVAGSLVLPPFIEPHIHLDTTLTAGEPKWNESGTLFEGIQRWSERKQSLTYEDVKDRATQALKWQIAQGIQHVRTHVDVTDPKLTALRALLELKEEMADFVSLQLVAFPQEGILSYPKGKELLEEALKLGADVVGGIPHFEFTREYGVESLKIAFDLAEKYERLMDIHCDEIDDEQSRFVEVVAKEAYERGLGSRVTASHTTAMGSYNDAYAYKLFRLLEMSEINFVSNPLVNIHLQGRFDSYPKRRGLTRVEELLEAGMNVCFGHDDIFDPWYPLGTGNMLQVLHMGIHVAQLLGYEQIVDSMNLITTNSAKAMSLEQAYGIEVGKPANFIVLDAESTYEAIRKQAIVMYSIRNGKVIAKTKPSETTIQVGTEEYVDFTRK
- a CDS encoding DinB family protein, giving the protein MSKDLIEQFALNRNMLFMELDKLDESLIDEQLDELNNTVHWHIGHILTVAEQFLFGFPNQTKHLPEEFISLFGNGTKPADWPENVPSLAELREKLQEQMERAMKLDTEYFAIPLEKPFLGQDTIGGLAKVATFHEAHHTGQLHTIHLIAAKRK
- a CDS encoding acetamidase/formamidase family protein, which produces MKKIAKENYILSMSPKNKPVETVFSEETILFETYDCFSNEMKSEDDLFHTVGWDKINPATGPLFVEDARLGDTLKVDILDIQIANQGVMSITPEMGALAGSFTDEKTKIIPINDGKAIFNETLHLPIKPMIGVIGTAPLDEDVPTGTPKDHGGNMDCKRIGIGSSLYLPVNVEGALLAMGDVHAVMGDGEVVICGLEIAAEITVKVSLIKGQPYPLPFLADDKHVMTIASRETLDEASKQATKHMHTFLVNVLKMEAHEAAMFLSVGADLKICQIVDPFMTSRMELPVWVLDKYGYQLL
- a CDS encoding PTS galactitol transporter subunit IIC, whose product is MSVLQWFVDLGASVMLPFVIFIFAWILRTKVSKAVRSGLIVGIGFIGINLVIGLLGDSLGPAIEAMVDKYGLELTIIDVGWPAAAAISYGTVLGSLTIPIGIAINLLLLSIGFTRTLNIDIWNFWHTSFTASLVLALTNHFAMAVGVMIVHHIVLLLLGDWIQKDIQSYYGFKQITFPHGASAPSYIVAKPLNYVFDRIPKFNKLQANQASIQKHLGVFGDKTVMGVVIGLFIGVLAGYDLKNTLILAMQTGAVLVLLPRMVALLMEGLAPVSEAAGNYMKQRFPERNLYIGMDSALAVGHPAVLSASLLLVPITLFLAVILPGNKVLPFTDLATIPFLIALMVPVFKGNIIRTVIGGAFYIGIGLYIATWVAPLVTTTAMSAGFNMGNYGAISSLVDGAVWTTFPFIWLTGRMHWFSFIVFGSFIMGLFFYVNRRKRRKHKNNSYWRK